A genome region from Brassica oleracea var. oleracea cultivar TO1000 chromosome C2, BOL, whole genome shotgun sequence includes the following:
- the LOC106327604 gene encoding probable protein phosphatase 2C 69, producing the protein MGYLDLALSCSNPTQTVETPASGGGLSQNGKFSYGYASSAGKRSSMEDFFETRIDGIDGQIVGLFGVFDGHGGARAAEYVKRHLFSNLITHPKFISDTKSAITDAYNHTDSELLKSENSHNRDAGSTASTAILIGDRLIVANVGDSRAVISRGGDAIAVSRDHKPDQSDERERIENAGGFVMWAGTWRVGGILAVSRAFGDRLLKQYVVADPEIQEEKIDDSLEFLILASDGLWDVFSNEEAVAMVKEVEDPEESAKKLVGEAIKRGSADNITCVIVRFLETASSSHVSSSSSNEANLMPPPVGDLKISSSESKQDQIDSEDIIRVNKPDNAHF; encoded by the exons ATGGGATATCTGGATTTGGCGTTGTCGTGTTCCAACCCGACGCAGACCGTTGAAACTCCGGCGAGCGGCGGAGGTCTCAG CCAGAACGGAAAATTCAGCTATGGATACGCGAGCTCCGCGGGGAAGAGATCGTCTATGGAAGACTTTTTCGAGACGAGGATCGACGGTATCGATGGACAAATCGTTGGTTTATTTGGAGTTTTTGATG GCCATGGTGGAGCTAGAGCAGCTGAGTATGTGAAGCGTCATCTTTTCAGTAATCTAATCACTCATCCAAAGTTTATCTCTGACACCAAGTCAGCTATAA CTGATGCTTATAACCATACAGACTCTGAACTTCTTAAGTCAGAGAATAGTCACAATAGAGACGCTGGTTCGACTGCCTCTACAGCTATACTTATTGGTGATCGTTTGATTGTTGCCAATGTTGGTGATTCAAGAGCTGTTATCAGCAGAGGCGGAGATG CCATTGCTGTGTCAAGGGACCATAAACCTGACCAAAGTGATGAGCGTGAAAGGATTGAGAATGCTGGTGGGTTTGTGATGTGGGCAG GAACTTGGAGGGTTGGAGGTATACTTGCAGTTTCTCGTGCGTTTGGTGATCGTCTTCTGAAGCAATACGTTGTTGCCGATCCAGAGATCCAG GAGGAGAAGATTGATGATTCTCTCGAGTTTCTGATCCTAGCAAGTGATGGGCTATGGGATGTTTTTTCTAATGAG GAAGCAGTTGCGATGGTTAAGGAAGTTGAGGATCCAGAGGAGTCAGCGAAGAAACTTGTGGGAGAAGCAATAAAGAGAGGAAGTGCAGACAACATCACATGTGTCATCGTTCGTTTCTTGGAGACAGCTTCATCAAGCCACGTCAGCTCCTCGTCATCCAATGAAGCCAATCTAATGCCGCCGCCAGTTGGAGACCTCAAGATCTCATCCAGTGAAAGTAAGCAAGATCAGATCGACTCAGAGGACATCATCAGAGTGAATAAACCAGATAATGCACACTTCTGA